In Nostoc piscinale CENA21, the genomic stretch TTTTGAGAATGCGATCGCGCGGTCTAATACCAGCTTTCTCGGCTGGCGAACCTTCAATCGGCGAAACAACCTCTAGTTGACCTGTTTGCGGATTGAGGGCGATTTGCAACCCAACTCCAGTTAACTCTCCAGAAGTATTGACCTGCAAGCTACGGTACTGTTCTGGATCTAAAAAACGGGTAAAAGGATCATCTAGACTCTTGAGCATGGACTGAATCGCCGTGTAAGCAGCTTCTTTGTTAATAAACGGCTTCTCCAGCACTTTTTGTCTAACCGTTGCCCAGTTTTGCTGATTAAATGTGTCGTCTAAATAAGTGCGATTGACAATGCGCCAAACTTCTGAAACTAGCTTTTGTTCACTGGTTAATGCGGTGGCCGTTGGGATAAACCCGCCAAGCGCCAAACAAAATGCCAAAAATAGTGACAAACCTACCCGAAAAACGTACTTTTGCATGAACCCCATTCTCAATTCCACCTGAACCCAAATTGTATCGAACTGCCCAGTTCTCTTGTTGTTGATGAAATCTATCTCTCGACTATGTTACTTTTTTTATAGAAGTAGTGCATTGCTCTCATCAAATTGTTAAGGCAATCTATGAGTACACAAGGCACTCTACAAACGATAAAATCTTCTTTGGAACTGGCATTTTAAGTGTTTGGTTGCAAAGAGAACGCCATATATTTCATATTTACAGAGTGTTAAGTTGCTGAAAACGCTCATCACTCTGAAAGCAACAAAACCAAACAAACAACTTTTTTGTGAAAATCCCAAAATTGCCACTTGGGAGATTTATCAACCGCAACCGATTTTTAGGAACTTGAGATTGTATGGCCAACGTTTACGACTGGTTTGAGGAACGCTTGGAAATTCAGGCGCTTGCTGAAGACGTAACAAGCAAGTACGTACCTCCCCACGTCAACATCTTTTACTGTCTGGGTGGAATTACTCTAGTTTGCTTTCTCATCCAGTTTGCTACTGGATTTGCAATGACGTTCTACTACAGACCAACAGTTACAGAAGCTTATGCTTCTGTACAGTACATCATGAACGAAGTAAACTTCGGTTGGCTGATTCGCTCCATCCACCGTTGGTCTGCCAGCATGATGGTGTTAATGATGATTCTGCACGTTTTCCGGGTTTATTTGACTGGTGGTTTTAAAAAGCCCCGCGAATTGACCTGGGTCAGCGGTGTAATCATGGCTGTGATCACCGTTTCCTTTGGAGTGACTGGCTACTCTTTGCCTTGGGATCAAGTAGGATACTGGGCTGTGAAAATCGTGAGTGGTGTACCAGAAGCGATTCCCGTAGTTGGGACATTGATTTCTGATTTGTTGCGCGGTGGTTCTAGTGTTGGTCAAGGAACCCTAACTCGTTACTACAGCGCCCACACCTTTGTTCTACCTTGGCTAATTGCAGTCTTCATGCTGTTCCACTTCTTGATGATCCGCAAACAAGGCATTTCTGGGCCTTTGTAATTTCATTGTTGGTTCAGCCAAAATGTGAACAGGCATTAGCTATTTCCAGACAAATTTGTTTGTTTTAAACTGATGAACAATTAGATATGGCACATCAGCAAAAAATCACAGACAGTTTGACTAAGAAATAATCGCTATTCCCCGGTCTAATAAGACTGGGGTAGCCTCAAAGCAAATGGCTAACATCAATGCTTTAACTGAAATTCAGCAGGAGAACGCATTTAAAAATGGCAACACAGAAAAAACCCGATCTGAGCGATCCTATCTTAAGAGCCAAGCTGGCGAAGGGAATGGGTCACAACTATTATGGTGAACCCGCTTGGCCCAATGATCTACTTTATGTATTCCCAATTGTAATCATGGGATCTTTCGCTTGTATTGTGGCTCTAGCTGTACTAGACCCAGCAATGACAGGTGAACCAGCAGATCCTTTCGCTACCCCACTGGAAATTCTGCCAGAGTGGTACTTGTACCCTGTATTCCAAATTTTGCGATCGCTTCCTAACAAATTGTTGGGAGTTCTGGCAATGGCTTCCGTACCCCTGGGATTAATTCTGGTTCCCTTCATTGAGAACGTGAATAAGTTCCAAAACCCCTTCCGTCGTCCAGTTGCAACTACAGTATTTCTGTTTGGAACTTTGGTAACTTTGTGGTTGGGTATTGGCGCAGCTTTACCTTTAGACAAATCCTTGACCTTGGGACTTTTCTAAATTAGATTAGTTACCAAAAATTGCTTTGACGCTTGTGTAAGTTTGATTAGCATGTAAAAGGGTGTGAGTGGTGGCTAAAACCACTCATACTCTCTAAAATATGCTAGTGAAACAATCAACAAGCGTCAATTTTAGTAATCTAGTATAACAAGGCAAAAGTAAAAAGGAAAAAAGAAACAATAGTGATACCACAAGCTTTTTAGCAATTTTTTATGGTCTGTTTATTTACGCCGAACTGTACTAGGCAGTACCTGAGATTTTTTCTGGTTATATAGCAAAGCAGATTTTAGGACATTTAACTTTGTCCTGTGACATCACAAGTTATACCAAAGCTAAAAATCTCCCAAAGTCAACCAGTTAAAACGTTTTTTATTGAATACTCAAGTCAAGGTCAATGCTGAGAATGGTGGAGCGCGACCATCTGACTGTCAGGAGCGAACTTCCGCTCTTAAATAAAGTTCAACAATGGTTTGAGCAGTTTTGTCTCAAATATTTATGTCAACGTGGTTGGACAGAAAACCAACTCTATCGTCTGAATTTAGCATTAGCAGAGGGCTTTACCAATGCAGTGCGCCATGCTCATGAGGCTTTACCACCGGAAACAACTATAGATATTGAAGTGAGTCTATGGATTGACCGAATGGAAATTAGAATTTGGGATCATGGCCAGCCTTTTAATCCAGATGCGATCGCCGAGCCAAAACCAGGTACTCCCCAGGAAGGAGGTTATGGCTGGTTTTTGTTAAGGCGTTTAACTGATCGGGTGGTTTATGAACGTAGTGCGGATGAGCGAAATTGTCTGTTAATCATCGAGTACAGTCGCCAATAAATTTCAATGGTAAAAAATAAGGGAATTTCAGGTTAAATACAAAATTTGTGTATAAAAAATATACACAGTCTAGTAAAGTCAGCATACGATTTTAGTGACACTTTTGCTAAGATTTGGCAGCAGCATAGAGATAATTCTGGCTGCACTAAAGTGGAACTTGTATCAATAAAAACTTAAATGCTGACTGATTTAACAGAAGAAAAACCACAAGAGATTAACAAAGTTCACCAAACTCCGCACCAGTTTTTCGTGTTTATCGAAGTTTTTGGCTGTGAAGGAGGGATTCAGTCTTATGTCAAAGATATTTTTCAGGCTTATACAGAGTTGAATGCAGGTTACAAGACAGATGTATTTGTCCTGCGAGATAGTCCAGACTGTGCCAATCCTTTTGTTTCTCAGAGTGTAAAATTCCATTATTTTAAAAATAAGTCGCAGCAAATCGGCAGAATGGCGATGGCCGGGGCTTTATTAAAGTTTCTCTTACAAAAACGCCCCCAACGAGTATTTTGTGGTCATATTAAACTCGCCATCTTAATCCAAACTCTTTGTCAGCCGTTAGGTATTCCCTACACAGTCCTCACCTACGGGAAAGAAGTCTGGGAACCCTTAAAAAATTCAGAACGCCGCGCACTCGCCGCCGCCAGCGAAATTTGGACAATCAGCCGTTACAGCCGCGATCGCGCTTGTGCTGCGAATGGGATTGACCCCGACAAA encodes the following:
- a CDS encoding ATP-binding protein, which encodes MLRMVERDHLTVRSELPLLNKVQQWFEQFCLKYLCQRGWTENQLYRLNLALAEGFTNAVRHAHEALPPETTIDIEVSLWIDRMEIRIWDHGQPFNPDAIAEPKPGTPQEGGYGWFLLRRLTDRVVYERSADERNCLLIIEYSRQ
- the petB gene encoding cytochrome b6, which produces MANVYDWFEERLEIQALAEDVTSKYVPPHVNIFYCLGGITLVCFLIQFATGFAMTFYYRPTVTEAYASVQYIMNEVNFGWLIRSIHRWSASMMVLMMILHVFRVYLTGGFKKPRELTWVSGVIMAVITVSFGVTGYSLPWDQVGYWAVKIVSGVPEAIPVVGTLISDLLRGGSSVGQGTLTRYYSAHTFVLPWLIAVFMLFHFLMIRKQGISGPL
- the petD gene encoding cytochrome b6-f complex subunit IV, which codes for MATQKKPDLSDPILRAKLAKGMGHNYYGEPAWPNDLLYVFPIVIMGSFACIVALAVLDPAMTGEPADPFATPLEILPEWYLYPVFQILRSLPNKLLGVLAMASVPLGLILVPFIENVNKFQNPFRRPVATTVFLFGTLVTLWLGIGAALPLDKSLTLGLF